In Alteribacter lacisalsi, a genomic segment contains:
- a CDS encoding extracellular solute-binding protein, with product MKKYKFLLYPVMALGLLAAGCGADGDDEETADTGADTDQETEEQDDESAEGDGTDEEAAELDGELVVYSARNEQFVQALLDKFEDETGVEVRALHEADPLQLVEEQANVQADIFISNDVGGLEYLNQEGLLEGGDYENIDSIDEQYRAENNEWIALSTRARGFIYNKDMVSEDEVPSSMEDLFDEEWADVPNGYAITRGGNGGMIGNVSALRYEWGDERTQEWVEAIRDNAAGIFEGHGDIRRAVGAGEHAFGLVNNYYYHQQLEEPNDNNVGFVYPDQGEGEMGAIANAAGVSKVSGGPNSENAEAFMNWVLEEENQLAFVGESLEVPINPELEPPFEDAVPVTELNFQDMPLRELGNYFQDTTRLIEDAGLDLDLR from the coding sequence ATGAAGAAGTACAAATTTTTACTTTACCCGGTAATGGCTCTTGGCTTGCTTGCCGCCGGTTGTGGAGCTGACGGTGACGACGAGGAAACAGCCGACACTGGAGCAGATACAGATCAGGAAACAGAAGAGCAGGATGATGAGTCAGCTGAGGGAGATGGCACTGACGAAGAGGCTGCTGAGCTTGATGGTGAACTCGTCGTTTACTCCGCTCGTAACGAGCAGTTTGTGCAGGCACTTCTGGATAAATTTGAAGATGAAACAGGCGTTGAAGTCCGTGCCCTGCATGAGGCTGATCCCCTCCAGCTAGTAGAGGAGCAGGCAAACGTCCAAGCTGACATCTTTATCTCAAACGACGTCGGCGGTCTTGAATACCTGAACCAGGAAGGACTGCTTGAAGGTGGCGATTATGAAAACATTGACTCCATCGATGAGCAGTACCGTGCGGAAAACAACGAATGGATCGCTCTTTCCACTCGTGCCCGCGGCTTTATATACAATAAAGATATGGTTTCTGAAGACGAAGTACCATCCAGTATGGAAGACCTTTTTGACGAAGAGTGGGCTGATGTACCGAACGGCTACGCCATTACACGCGGTGGTAACGGTGGGATGATCGGAAACGTTTCCGCACTTCGTTACGAGTGGGGTGACGAGCGCACGCAGGAGTGGGTGGAAGCGATCCGTGACAACGCTGCGGGAATCTTTGAAGGCCATGGCGACATCCGCCGTGCAGTAGGTGCCGGGGAGCACGCTTTCGGGCTTGTGAACAACTACTACTACCACCAGCAGCTTGAAGAGCCAAACGACAATAACGTTGGTTTTGTCTACCCTGACCAGGGCGAAGGTGAAATGGGCGCGATTGCCAACGCAGCCGGAGTAAGTAAAGTAAGTGGCGGACCAAACAGTGAAAATGCTGAGGCGTTCATGAACTGGGTCCTTGAGGAAGAGAACCAGCTTGCCTTTGTCGGTGAATCTCTCGAGGTACCGATCAATCCTGAACTTGAGCCTCCATTTGAGGATGCTGTACCTGTAACGGAACTGAACTTTCAGGATATGCCTCTTCGTGAACTCGGAAACTATTTCCAGGATACGACACGGCTGATTGAAGACGCGGGGCTGGATCTTGATCTGAGATAA
- a CDS encoding class I SAM-dependent methyltransferase, with translation MNEGMLAKVWEKSALYYDMGMIRRSQAEWDDALMQLITSPGGLGLDLGTGDGKWAFALERIGFDTISLDSSETRIKKADHLRALQKSRCEFAIGDIKNPPFSEQTFNVVTTRLPFWEWTDAPEFLFRIRKQLNNRGTFLSLEETSSKGKLRVDLSRALLEYAGFKKTVCREVIRRTHYRFEDLAVMMKKNRNELALSYHQFAGRTYSCAEMNDLFRELGLDQWYVSEEEGIRYFEKRTPYMAVAGYKEEEINLRNFENVVDNDSHLQ, from the coding sequence ATGAATGAGGGAATGCTTGCTAAAGTCTGGGAAAAAAGTGCGCTCTACTACGATATGGGAATGATCCGCCGCTCCCAGGCAGAATGGGATGATGCATTGATGCAGCTGATTACATCTCCAGGCGGTCTGGGGCTGGATCTTGGTACTGGAGATGGAAAGTGGGCGTTTGCCCTGGAACGGATCGGATTCGACACGATCAGTCTCGATTCATCTGAAACACGTATAAAAAAAGCAGATCATCTTCGTGCACTGCAGAAAAGCCGCTGTGAATTCGCAATCGGTGATATAAAGAATCCGCCATTCAGTGAGCAGACGTTCAATGTTGTAACCACCAGGCTGCCATTCTGGGAGTGGACGGATGCCCCTGAATTTCTCTTCAGAATCAGGAAACAGTTAAATAACAGGGGCACATTTCTTAGTCTCGAAGAAACCTCTTCTAAAGGGAAGCTGAGAGTTGATCTGAGCCGTGCACTTCTTGAATATGCCGGTTTTAAAAAGACGGTATGCCGGGAGGTCATTCGACGCACTCACTACCGCTTTGAAGATCTTGCGGTGATGATGAAGAAAAACAGGAACGAGCTGGCTCTGTCGTATCACCAGTTTGCTGGAAGAACCTACAGCTGTGCTGAGATGAACGATCTCTTTCGGGAACTGGGGCTCGATCAATGGTACGTGTCCGAGGAGGAGGGGATCCGTTACTTCGAGAAAAGAACACCGTACATGGCTGTGGCAGGATATAAGGAAGAAGAAATAAATCTGAGAAACTTTGAAAATGTCGTTGACAATGATTCTCATTTACAATAA
- a CDS encoding nucleoside recognition domain-containing protein — MNGSAASAPSVLPVPPFFKKTVFLLLIVLIYGGPVYAAYHFALWVEPLAERFVILPAAALAEGAPNLVYLFLFGDFGIVSLGTFSLVWAFPVVVFVGISIAVTEASGLQRELIRTVDPMLRRIGLTGSDLVPVLTGYGCNVVAIMKAQSCRSCRQTSCAAMIFFGSACSYQIGATLSVFNAAQVPWLFLPYILMLFIVGAVHTRVWHGKPAASAYPLRSSLNATIRIPDPKRVKRKVTGMIRQFFLQAMPVFLLICIIAFVLSELKIIAFAGRLAEPIFQFLSLSTEALTGILFSFLRKDGILLFNEGGGALIMSFTTVEVFIFVYLASTLSGCLVTVWTIGKYQGAGQAIRLTLQQALSAIVSALAILSIARILL, encoded by the coding sequence ATGAATGGTTCTGCTGCTTCCGCGCCTTCGGTACTTCCGGTACCGCCGTTCTTTAAAAAAACCGTGTTTCTTTTACTGATTGTGCTCATATACGGAGGGCCGGTGTATGCTGCATACCACTTTGCATTATGGGTGGAACCGCTGGCGGAGCGGTTCGTCATTCTGCCTGCAGCTGCTCTGGCAGAAGGAGCTCCAAATCTCGTGTATTTATTCTTATTTGGAGATTTTGGTATAGTTTCACTTGGAACGTTCTCACTTGTGTGGGCGTTCCCGGTTGTGGTGTTTGTTGGCATCAGCATTGCGGTGACAGAAGCGTCCGGTCTGCAGAGGGAACTGATCCGAACCGTGGATCCCATGCTCAGGCGCATCGGTCTCACAGGCAGTGATCTCGTCCCTGTACTTACAGGGTACGGATGCAATGTCGTGGCGATTATGAAGGCGCAGTCATGCCGAAGCTGCCGTCAGACCTCCTGCGCGGCGATGATTTTCTTTGGCTCCGCCTGCAGCTACCAGATCGGTGCGACACTTTCTGTTTTTAATGCTGCCCAGGTACCATGGCTGTTTCTTCCATATATACTGATGCTTTTTATCGTCGGTGCTGTACATACGAGAGTTTGGCACGGAAAACCGGCCGCTTCGGCGTATCCGCTGCGTTCTTCTTTAAATGCGACGATCCGCATACCGGATCCGAAAAGGGTGAAAAGAAAAGTCACCGGTATGATCAGGCAGTTCTTTTTACAGGCGATGCCAGTATTTCTGCTCATCTGCATAATCGCGTTTGTGCTCAGTGAACTGAAGATTATCGCGTTTGCGGGACGCCTTGCTGAACCCATTTTTCAATTCCTATCCCTTTCCACGGAAGCACTGACAGGGATTTTGTTTTCTTTTCTGAGAAAAGACGGCATTCTCCTCTTTAATGAAGGAGGAGGCGCACTTATTATGAGTTTTACAACCGTTGAAGTCTTTATCTTTGTTTATCTGGCCTCCACGCTCTCCGGATGTCTTGTTACTGTATGGACAATCGGAAAGTATCAGGGAGCCGGGCAGGCAATCCGCCTCACTTTACAGCAGGCTCTCTCTGCAATTGTTTCTGCACTAGCGATTCTTTCCATTGCGAGAATCCTGCTTTAA